A single genomic interval of Camelina sativa cultivar DH55 chromosome 11, Cs, whole genome shotgun sequence harbors:
- the LOC104722370 gene encoding uncharacterized protein LOC104722370: protein MGETQKMLQGPPRHHHHHTSLKKPLWVVLTVSVTSMLLICSHMYPKQGSSCHGLYSTRGCEDALSAWLPVHVRKFTDEEIAARAVVRDILRTPPFITENSKIAFLFLTPGTLPFEKLWDEFFKGHEGKFSIYIHPSKERPVHISRHFSDREIHSDEVTWGRISMVDAEKRLLVSALEDPDNQHFVLLSESCIPLHTFDYTYRYLLYSNVSFIESFVDPGPHGTGRHMEHMLPEIAREDFRKGAQWFTMKRQHAIIVMADGLYYSRFREYCGPGIEADKNCIADEHYLPTFFNMIDPMGISNWSVTYVDWSERRWHPKTYGANEISLEFMKNVTSEDMSVHVTSVGEHGDELHWPCTWNGITRPCYLFARKFHPDTLDTLVNLFPNYTSKAV, encoded by the exons ATGGGTGAGACGCAGAAGATGTTGCAGGGGCCACCacgtcaccaccaccaccacacaTCTCTGAAGAAGCCCTTATGGGTCGTTTTGACAGTTTCAGTGACAAGCATGCTTCTGATCTGTTCTCACATGTATCCAAAACAAGGCTCCTCGTGTCATGGTCTCTACAGCACTAGAGGCTGCGAGGATGCTCTCTCCGCGTGGCTACCTGTTCATGTCAGGAAATTCACTGATGAGGAGATTGCAGCTCGAGCAGTGGTTAGAGACATACTTAGAACGCCTCCCTTCATAACAGAAAACTCCAAAATCGCTTTCTTGTTCTTGACTCCTGGTACTTTGCCATTTGAGAAGCTCTGGGATGAATTTTTCAAG GGTCATGAAGGCAAGTTCTCAATTTACATCCACCCTTCAAAGGAACGACCAGTTCACATCAGCCGTCACTTTTCTGATCGGGAGATCCACAGTGATGAGGTCACTTGGGGGAGGATTTCGATGGTTGATGCCGAGAAGCGGTTACTGGTTAGTGCCCTTGAAGATCCTGACAACCAAcactttgttcttctttcagaGAG CTGTATACCCTTGCATACTTTTGACTATACTTATAGATATTTGCTGTACTCCAACGTTAGCTTCATTGAGAG TTTTGTGGATCCTGGTCCACATGGGACTGGTAGACATATGGAACACATGCTACCAGAAATCGCTAGGGAAGATTTTAGAAAAGGTGCTCAG TGGTTCACAATGAAGCGGCAACACGCGATTATAGTGATGGCCGATGGTCTTTACTACTCCAGATTCCGCGAGTATTGTGGA CCTGGAATAGAAGCTGACAAGAACTGCATTGCTGATGAACATTACTTGCCAACATTCTTCAAT ATGATTGATCCCATGGGGATCTCTAACTGGTCAGTAACGTATGTTGATTGGTCTGAACGAAGATGGCATCCAAAGACATATGGAGCAAACGAGATTTCATTAGAGTTCATGAAAAATGTCACG TCTGAGGACATGAGTGTACACGTCACCAGCGTGGGCGAG CATGGAGATGAGCTGCATTGGCCTTGTACATGGAATGGGATCACACGGCCTTGTTATCTGTTTGCAAGGAAGTTTCATCCCGATACTCTTGACACATTGGTCAACCTCTTCCCAAACTACACAAGCAAAGCTGTCTGA